The Methylococcus sp. Mc7 genomic sequence TTCGGCCGCGACCTGCGAGATCGAGGTGGGATTGGACGTGCTCTGCGACTGGATGTTGGTCATGGCTTCGATCAGCCGCTCGGGTCCCGCCGCGTAGCCGATGCGCCAGCCGGTCATCGAGTAGGCTTTGGATACGCCGTTCAGCACCACGGTCCGGTCGTAGAGCTCCGGGCAGACGTTAAGGATGTTGCTGAATTCGCCTTCCCAGAGGATATGCTCGTACATGTCGTCGGTGGCGATGACGACCTCGGGAAACCGCCGCAGCACTTCGCCGAGGCCAGCCAGCTCGTCCGCGGTGTAGGCCATGCCGGTGGGGTTGGACGGACTGTTGATCACGAACAGCCGGGTCCTGGCCGTCAGCGAGGCTTCCAGTTGCGCCGGGGTGATCTTGAATGCCTGATCTTGCCCCGCCTCGACGATCACCGGGACGGCGCCGGCCAGCAGCACCATGTCCGGATAGGACACCCAGTAAGGCGCCGGGATGACGACCTCGTCGCCGGGATTGAGCAGGGCCTGGGCCAGATTGTAGAAACTCTGCTTGCCGCCGCAGGACACCAGAATCTGCTTGAGCGCGTAATCGAGCCCGTTTTCGCGTTTGAATTTCGCCTGGATCGCCTGTTTGAGGCCGGGCGTTCCATCGACCGCCGTATATTTGGTGAAGCCCTTTTCGATGGCCTGGATGGCCGCCTGCTTGATATGGTCCGGCGTGTCGAAATCCGGTTCGCCGGCGCCCAGTCCCACGATGTCCTTGCCGGCGGCGCGCATCGCCGCCGCGCGGGCGGTGACGGCGAGGGTCGGGGACGGCTTGATGGACTGGACGCGGTCGGAAAGTTGTATGCTCATCAGTTTCGCGAATTGGCTGGAAAAATCGAGGCGTTATGTTACCGGTTAGCCGGCTTTCCTTGAACTCCACGGGCCGAAAATTTGTCATTACCGATAGGGTGTCGGTTCCGCCGCGCCGGGTTCGGATATCCTTGAAAACTCTCCTTTCAGTGACTTTCCTCCCGGAGGTTTGAATACGCCATGTTGCCTGGAAGCGGTCATTGCCTCGCCCAGCCGGCCGAGGAAAGCTCGAAACTGCCGCGCGGACAGAAATCGAAACCGTTCACGCTGCGGAGCGGATATGCGCCGTCCGGCGATCAGCCGGAGGCCATCCGGCGCCTGGTCGAGGGGTTGAACGACGGCGAGCTGCACCAGACCCTGCTCGGCGTGACCGGCTCGGGCAAGACTTTCACCATCGCCAACGTGATTTCCCAGGTTCAGCGCCCGACCCTGATCCTGGCGCCCAACAAGACGCTGGCGGCGCAGCTCTACGGCGAGATGAAGGAATTCTTCCCCGAGAATTCGGTGGAATACTTCGTTTCCTATTACGACTATTACCAGCCGGAGGCCTATGTGCCGGCCTCCGACACCTACATCGAAAAGGACTCCTCGCTGAACGAGCACATCGAGCAGATGCGGCTGTCGGCGACCAAGGCGCTGATCGAGCGGCACGACACCATCATCGTCGCCACGGTCTCCTCCATCTACGGCCTGGGCGAGCCGGCTTCGTATTTCGAGATGGTGCTGCACCTGGTGCGCGGCGACATGATCGACCAGCGCAGCCTGATCCGGCGGCTGGCCGAGCTCCAGTACACCCGCAACGAAGCCGAGCTGCGGCGCGGCACCTACCGGGTCCGGGGCGACGTCATCGACATCTACCCGGCCGAGTCGGAGAGGGAGGCGCTGCGGGTCGAGCTGTTCGACGACGAGATCGAGCGGCTCTCGCTGTTCGATCCGCTGACCGGGGAAATCCTCTCCCGCATCGCCCGCTACACCGTCTATCCCAAGACCCATTACGTCACGCCGCGGGAAAAGCTGCTGCAGGCGGTGGAAGAGATCAAGGTCGAACTGAAAGACCGGCTCGAGCATCTCCGCACCCAGCACAAGCTGGTGGAAGCCCAGCGCCTGGAGCAGCGGACCCTGTTCGACATCGAGATCATCCTGGAAGTCGGCTATTGCTCGGGCATCGAAAACTACTCGCGTTTCCTGTCGGGCCGGGCGCCGGGAGAACCGCCGCCGACCCTGTTCGATTACTTGCCGGACGATGCACTGGTCGTCATCGACGAAAGCCATGTCACCATCCCGCAGCTGGGCGCGATGTACCGGGGCGACCGATCCCGCAAGGAAACGCTGGTGGAGTACGGCTTCCGCCTGCCTTCGGCGCTCGACAACCGGCCGTTGAAATTCGAGGAATTCGAGCTGCGGGCGCCGCAGCGCATCTACGTGTCCGCGACGCCGGGCCCCTATGAACGCGCCCACGCCGGCGCGGCGGTGGAGCAGGTCGTGCGCCCCACCGGCCTGGTCGATCCGGAAGTCGAGGTCCGGCCGGCGTCGACCCAGGTCGACGATCTGCTGTCGGAGATCCGGCTCCGGGTACAAAAGGGCGAGCGCGTGCTGGTGACCACGCTGACCAAGCGCATGGCCGAGGACCTCACCGAATACCTGATGGAACACGACGTCGCCGTGCGCTACCTGCATTCCGACGTGGACACGGTGGAGCGGGTGGAGATCATCCGCGATCTCCGGCTCGGCAAATTCGACGTGCTGGTGGGCATCAACCTGCTGCGCGAAGGTCTCGACATTCCGGAGGTGTCGCTGGTGGCCATCCTCGACGCCGACAAGGAAGGGTTCCTGCGCTCGGTGGTGTCGCTGATCCAGACCATCGGCCGGGCCGCCCGCAACCTGCACGGCAAGGCGATCCTGTATGCCGACAAGGTGACGCAGTCGATGCAGCAGGCCATCGGCGAGACCGAGCGCCGCCGTGCCAAACAGATCGCCTACAATGAAAGGCATGGCCTGACCCCCAGGGGCATCACCAAGTCCGTGACGGACATCCTGGAGGTGCCCATTCCGGGCGGCGGCGCCGTGGGGTCGCGAAAGCAGGCGGCCCGCGCCGCCGAACCCGGCTCCGAGTACAAGGTGGCCAAGCCGGCGGAAGCGGCCAGGCTCATCAAGCAGCTCGAAGAGAAGATGTACGCACATGCCCGCGACCTGGAGTTCGAGGAAGCGGCCAGGCTGCGCGATGAGATTCAGCGGATCCGGGAGAGTGCGCTGATGGCGTGATGGTTGTTACGCCTCCGTTCATCCGGGACGCGGTATCGCCGACCGGGAAACGGCCGGGATCGGAACCGAACGGGAAGACGGCATAACGCATCGTCGTCCGGAACTCGACAGCGAAACCGACCCAGGCGTTCGACGCCGAGAGCCGCGAGCAGGTCGCCACACTCACCTGGACGCCCAAGGCCGAAGATGCGGGCAAGACCTACGACCTGGGCTTCCAGGCGGTCCCCTGGATCATACGGGCCACGAGAGCGAGGCCTCCGATCCGCGGTGGACCAACGTGACCGTGCAGGCAATCCCCATCGACGTGCCCGCTGTCGATTCGATCCGGGCGCTGGTCATCCAGAAGGCGCAGTGGCTGGCCGATCAGGGCGAACTCATCCTGTCGGGACGCATCAAGTTCGACGGACAGTTGAGCAAGTCCGAACGCGAAGCGCTGGTTGCCGATCCCATCACGCTGGCGGATGGTGCGACGGACGCAGCGATCGCCGAGGTGTTCGCCGACGTGCGCGGCCAATGGCTGGCGAAGGTCCCCTTGGCCGACGGGGCGGTACCCTGCACGGTGAAAGTCCAGTTCCAGGGCCAGACGGCGGTCCGTTCGGTGAAGCGAGTCCCGCAGTGCGAATAGCGGTCGCTGGCGACGATCAGGGTTGAATCGCCTTGTCGGCCCACCCCGGCGCCGGGGTGGGCCGTTCCAGCTTCCGCATGCCGGCACCCCGAGACGCTTCGGGTGTTGCCGCAAAGCCTCCTTGGGAACTTCCCGAACCCGGGTATCTGTGCGACCTTAACGGGTATGCCCAAAGCAAGTCTGCTGAAAAAATTCTTCCGTTTCGTGTTCGTGGGCGGTCTGGCCACCGCTTTGCAGTATGCGATGCTCGTCGCGCTGGTCAGCCTCTGGCAGTGGCAGGTGACCTTCGCCTCTTCGCTGGGTTTCACGGCGAGTGCCCTTGTAAACTACTGGCTGAATTACAAACTGACGTTCAGGGCCAAGAACAGCCACCGAGTCGCGGCGCTCCGGTTTTCCGTCACGGCCGGCATGGGGTTGCTGTTGAACGGAGCCATCGTTCACCTCGGAATCACTTATACGCCTTTCCCTTATCTCTGGTCCCAGATTGCGGCGACCGTCGCCGTACTGTTCTGGAATTTCGTCGGCGGCCTCAAGTGGACGTATGCGCCGCCGGTCCGAAAATCCGCCTGACATGACAAAATGGATTCGCTATGCGCACACTCGGTATCGTCGTGCCCTGCTTCAATGAAGAAGAAGCGCTGCCTGAAACCGCAAGACGGCTGGCCGTCCTGCTGGAGGACCTCCAAGACAAAGGAAAAATCGGCCCGGATTCGCGGGTGTATTTCGTCGATGACGGCAGCCGGGATGCAAGCTGGCAGACCATTCGCGGCCTGGCGGAGACCTATGGTTTCGTGCGGGGGATGAAGCTGTCCCGAAACCAGGGGCATCAAAGCGCGCTGCTCGCCGGCTTGATGCATGCGAGAGGGGATTGCCTCATAAGCATCGACGCCGATCTGCAGGACGATCTGGCCGCCATCGAGTCCATGCTCGACGCCCACGCCGCCGGGGCCGACATCGTCTACGGGGTTCGCAAGAGCCGGAAGTCGGATTCGTTATTCAAGCGCTGGGCCGCCGAATGGTATTACCGAATCCTGGCGCTGATGGGGGTGGAGGTGGTGTTCAATCACGCCGACTATCGCTTGATGAGCCGGCGCGCCATCGATGCCCTCAGGGAGTTCGGCGAGGTCAATCTGTTCCTGCGCGGGATCATACCGAAGCTCGGATTCAACACCGCGACCGTCTATTACGATCGGGCGGAGCGCATCGCCGGGGAGTCTAAATATCCTTTGCGGAAAATGCTGGGTCTCGCCCTTCAGGGCGTCACGTCGTTTTCGGTATTTCCGCTGCGAGTCATTACCTTCCTGGGCTTTCTCATTTCCGCCGTCAGCTTCCTGGTGGTGTGCTGGGTGCTGTGGGTCCGGTTCGTCGCCGGCGAGGCCGTGCCCGGCTGGGCGTCGATCCTGTTGCCGATGAGCCTCCTCGGCGGCATTCAATTGCTGAGCCTCGGCGTCATCGGCGAATACCTCGGCAAGATCTACCTGGAAACCAAGCGCAGGCCTCGATATTTCATCCAGGAGGTCGTCGCGCGCGACGACCAGGAACCGGTCGGCTGACCCTGTCCTTTTAGTTTTTCCATCCCGGAACCAAAAAGTATACGGCGTCGGCAAAACCCTGCGGAACGTGTATGGCGGTGTTGTCGGGATAGAACACGACGAACCACAGAAATGCCGCCGCCAGGATGAGTTTCGCCGTGATTCGGTCGGTTTTGTCCTGGGCGGCCAGATTGCCGCCGAGCCAGCGGGCGAGAATGATGCACAGTATCGGCACCGCCGGCGCATAGTGATAGAAAAACATGATCCTGGGCGAAATGGTCCACGGCAGCCAGAGCATGAAATAGACCAGAATCATGAACGCCACGGGCCAGCTCCGGTACCATTCCTTCTTGAGGATCGCGGCGGCAACGGCGTAAAGCCCGCCATAGAAAATCACCGAGTTTCCCAGGTTGTAAATGTTGGCGATTTTTCCGGGCACCGAATAATCGACGTACATCCATACCGGACGGAGATTGAGGATCCACTGCCAGGGCTGCGAATGGGCGGCATGGGTGGCTTTCAGTCCGGTATGGTAGAACCACATCTGGCGGAACAGTTCGAGGAATTCCGGCCAGCGGTAGCCCAGAGCGAAATACTGCAGGTAGGACGACAGATAGATCGCAAGGGGCAGGAGGCCCAGCGCGACGGGCATGTTGAGGCAGGCCGCCAGGGGAGGGAGGCGCCGGTCACGGATCGCCGTTACACCCAGATCGACGGCCAGGACCAGGAATACGTAGAGCGTGGTCCATTTGGTCGCGAGCGCAAGGCCAAGTGCCGTTCCGGTGAAATACAGCCAGCGGATCGAGGTTTCGGCGCCTTTCCAGCGGACGTAGCCGATCAAGGCCGTCAGCATGAAAAAGATGAAGTAAATATCGTTCATCGCGATGCGGGATTGGCTGAGGAGGAGGCCGTCGAGGCTCATCAGCGCAGCGGTCAGGACGGCGACGGGAAGTGAGCCGAACAGCTCGAAAGCCAGCGCGGCGGCGGCAATGGTGGCGAAGGTGCCGAAAATGACCGAGCCGACGCGCCAGCCGAAGGCGTCCTCGCCGAAAACCGACATCATTCCGGCCATGATCAGCTTGGACAAGGGCGGGTGCGTCCATTCATACGCCTTGCCCGGCGGCGGTTTCGCCCAGGGGTCGTAGGCGCTCCGGTCGCCGTGCAGGACGACGGTCGCGGTGAATCCGTGGTATACCTCGTCGAAATAAAAGTCCCGCGGGTATTCGAGGCGGGCGATTTTCGTGACAAAGCCGAACAGGAGGATGGCGGCGAACAAGGTGAGAATCTTTTTGTCCGCCAGGAAGCTGCCGAAAAAACCGGTGTCCTTGTTTACTTGACCCAAGGAAGCGGAATTCCCTGCGAATGCGGTCGTCATTGCGCTGCTGTTCATCGATGGTGGTTGTCTGGGGTTATGGGTGCGGCGGGATCAGAAATCCCAGCGGTACCCCACGTCGACATAATACCTTTTGGTATCGCGTTCGTTGAGCACCACGGGTTTGGTCATATATTCGACCCCTCCCTCCAGTTCGAAATAAAGGCCGTCGACCGCGCGGTGGTCGAAGCGCGTGCCGGGACGAACCCGGACAGGATATCGTCGATCTGTTGCGTCATGTTCCGATTCCCGATCAACCAGAATGAACCGGCTCATACGACCCTTTCCTACTACTCATTCAGTAAAAGCTTATTTTACCGATCGACGGGCTGAAAGTCCGACAGACTCCTAGAGGCGGGTGACGCGTGCGCAATCGGTCGGGCGGACACCGCCGGCCTTGTCCGCTCGCCATGCGCAAGGCCGCGGACGGCGCCGTTTTTCGGGGAATCGCCACCGAACCGTCACGGGAACGTCACACCAACATAACTTTCATTCCCTAGGCTCCCGTCGCTGGAAGGGTGCCCGATGCAATGCGCGTGTCGGCATCCGTGTCTGAATTTCCCGATTCGGTGGAGCATGAAAAATCTCGAAGACCGGCCCAGGGCGGCGCGATGCGGCGTTCTGCTGCTCCTGGCCTTGGTGGCCGGATGTGCGAGCCAGCCTGCGGACGACGCATCACGCGCTGCGGCATCCGCTCCGCAAACCGTTCCGGCCGCCGAGCTGCGGCTGTCCGAGTTCTTCAAGCTGCCCGTAGGACCGCGGGGACTCGAGCCTACGGACAAGCTCCGCGGGCTCGCGGGCAAGCGGGTTCGCGTCCAAGGCTACCTCGTCAAGGAGGAGGAGCCTTTTCCGGGCCTCGTCATGCTGACGCCTGTCCCCGTCACCCTGGCCGAATTGGCGGATGGTCCGGCCGATTATCTGCCGCCGGCCACGCTGTTCGCGCACGCCGACGGCGAGAACGCGAACAAGATACTGGCTTACCGTCCCGGCGCCTGGACGTTGACGGGGACGCTGGAACTGGGCAGCCGCGAGGAGCGGAACGGGCGCGTTTCTTACGCGCGCCTGAATCTTGACGGCGCCGGCTCGATCAAGGCACCCGGCAACACGGTGCCGGTCTTCCTGGAGCCGGGCGCCGTGGAGCATGCCCATCACCACTGAAGGGCGCGTGCTTGGCTCGAGAGCA encodes the following:
- the uvrB gene encoding excinuclease ABC subunit UvrB is translated as MLPGSGHCLAQPAEESSKLPRGQKSKPFTLRSGYAPSGDQPEAIRRLVEGLNDGELHQTLLGVTGSGKTFTIANVISQVQRPTLILAPNKTLAAQLYGEMKEFFPENSVEYFVSYYDYYQPEAYVPASDTYIEKDSSLNEHIEQMRLSATKALIERHDTIIVATVSSIYGLGEPASYFEMVLHLVRGDMIDQRSLIRRLAELQYTRNEAELRRGTYRVRGDVIDIYPAESEREALRVELFDDEIERLSLFDPLTGEILSRIARYTVYPKTHYVTPREKLLQAVEEIKVELKDRLEHLRTQHKLVEAQRLEQRTLFDIEIILEVGYCSGIENYSRFLSGRAPGEPPPTLFDYLPDDALVVIDESHVTIPQLGAMYRGDRSRKETLVEYGFRLPSALDNRPLKFEEFELRAPQRIYVSATPGPYERAHAGAAVEQVVRPTGLVDPEVEVRPASTQVDDLLSEIRLRVQKGERVLVTTLTKRMAEDLTEYLMEHDVAVRYLHSDVDTVERVEIIRDLRLGKFDVLVGINLLREGLDIPEVSLVAILDADKEGFLRSVVSLIQTIGRAARNLHGKAILYADKVTQSMQQAIGETERRRAKQIAYNERHGLTPRGITKSVTDILEVPIPGGGAVGSRKQAARAAEPGSEYKVAKPAEAARLIKQLEEKMYAHARDLEFEEAARLRDEIQRIRESALMA
- a CDS encoding phospholipid carrier-dependent glycosyltransferase, yielding MGQVNKDTGFFGSFLADKKILTLFAAILLFGFVTKIARLEYPRDFYFDEVYHGFTATVVLHGDRSAYDPWAKPPPGKAYEWTHPPLSKLIMAGMMSVFGEDAFGWRVGSVIFGTFATIAAAALAFELFGSLPVAVLTAALMSLDGLLLSQSRIAMNDIYFIFFMLTALIGYVRWKGAETSIRWLYFTGTALGLALATKWTTLYVFLVLAVDLGVTAIRDRRLPPLAACLNMPVALGLLPLAIYLSSYLQYFALGYRWPEFLELFRQMWFYHTGLKATHAAHSQPWQWILNLRPVWMYVDYSVPGKIANIYNLGNSVIFYGGLYAVAAAILKKEWYRSWPVAFMILVYFMLWLPWTISPRIMFFYHYAPAVPILCIILARWLGGNLAAQDKTDRITAKLILAAAFLWFVVFYPDNTAIHVPQGFADAVYFLVPGWKN
- a CDS encoding pyridoxal phosphate-dependent aminotransferase, whose protein sequence is MSIQLSDRVQSIKPSPTLAVTARAAAMRAAGKDIVGLGAGEPDFDTPDHIKQAAIQAIEKGFTKYTAVDGTPGLKQAIQAKFKRENGLDYALKQILVSCGGKQSFYNLAQALLNPGDEVVIPAPYWVSYPDMVLLAGAVPVIVEAGQDQAFKITPAQLEASLTARTRLFVINSPSNPTGMAYTADELAGLGEVLRRFPEVVIATDDMYEHILWEGEFSNILNVCPELYDRTVVLNGVSKAYSMTGWRIGYAAGPERLIEAMTNIQSQSTSNPTSISQVAAETALNGEQGFIAAMVKAFKERHDFVIGRLNAIPGVDCLKTHGTFYVLPNVEAAMASLNLADDLALSEYLIEQGGVAVVPGSAFGAPGHIRLSIATSMANLEKAMERLAATLSK
- a CDS encoding GtrA family protein codes for the protein MPKASLLKKFFRFVFVGGLATALQYAMLVALVSLWQWQVTFASSLGFTASALVNYWLNYKLTFRAKNSHRVAALRFSVTAGMGLLLNGAIVHLGITYTPFPYLWSQIAATVAVLFWNFVGGLKWTYAPPVRKSA
- a CDS encoding glycosyltransferase family 2 protein, with the translated sequence MRTLGIVVPCFNEEEALPETARRLAVLLEDLQDKGKIGPDSRVYFVDDGSRDASWQTIRGLAETYGFVRGMKLSRNQGHQSALLAGLMHARGDCLISIDADLQDDLAAIESMLDAHAAGADIVYGVRKSRKSDSLFKRWAAEWYYRILALMGVEVVFNHADYRLMSRRAIDALREFGEVNLFLRGIIPKLGFNTATVYYDRAERIAGESKYPLRKMLGLALQGVTSFSVFPLRVITFLGFLISAVSFLVVCWVLWVRFVAGEAVPGWASILLPMSLLGGIQLLSLGVIGEYLGKIYLETKRRPRYFIQEVVARDDQEPVG